The nucleotide window GGTTCCGCTGTTCCTGGCAACCACGTACTTCTCCATCGGGCCCGAGACGTGGATGCCTTCAATGGTCCCGCCCTTCAGCTCGACGTTCCTCATTATCGCGAAGCCCACGGTGCCGTCGTCGTTCATCCTCGTGAGGATGAAGAGTCCTTTGACATCGCCATTCAGCTGCCCCTGAGCGTTGACGTCCGTTGAAACATCGAAGACCAGGTTTTTCACAGGAATCTCAAACACCAGTCCCGTGAAGGGCCCGTATTTGACCTCGCCCTTTATCGTTCCCTCCAGCAGGTACAGCCTGCCGTCCTGGACGTGGGCGCTTCCTTCGATGGTTCCCGTGAAGTTCTCCGATAGTTTGCTTCCCGAGAATCCAAAGAGCACTTCCCTGTACGAGTCAAGGCTGACGTTTCGGGGAATGATGTGGAACTCCGTGGTTGCGAGCGTTGAGCCCGGGCTTATTGAGACGACGAAGATGTAGTAGACCGGGAAGAGTATGATGAACATGACGAAGATGGCCAGCAGGGTCAGGATAAAGCTCCTGACGACCTCCCCTTTGCGCCTTCCCATCATCCTTTGGCACCCTCCTGAAGTCTGGTTATCCTGACGTTAACGTACATGTACACGGCAAGCACGAGCGTGGCGATTATCATTATCGCCGCGGCCTTTCCGTAGTGGGGACTGGCTCCGAAGGCCTTCCTGAAACCGTAGAGCAGTATGAACTTGTCCTCGAAGAGGCCCGCGTTGTAGATGTATGGCACCATGAAGTACTGGAAGCTCGCCGCGCTGGTGAGTATGGTGGCGAATGCTATCGGCTTGCCGACTATCGGAAGGACAACGTGCCGTATCCTCTGCCAGTAGTTGGCCCCATCTATTATCGCCGCCTCAACGAGCGTGTCAGGCACGGACTGGAGCGCCGCCGTGATGACGGTTATCATGAACGGGTACGCGAGCCACACCTCGATTATGTTGAGTGCGAGAAAGGCCCACAGCGGGTCGTTAATCCAGTTGGGGAGGTTTT belongs to Thermococcus camini and includes:
- a CDS encoding carbohydrate ABC transporter permease, with the protein product MKKTTTIALFLILPGMAAFLFFNLWPIIYSIYLAFTNAQLGNFPVQAPDAPQLQFVGLENFRWILGDETFRSAFLWTWIFVVTSVTLKVLAGIVLSLLYNSRYVKGKMIYRSLLIIPWALPLLFSVTVWKFMFDPIFGPVNQMLKSLGVQNLPNWINDPLWAFLALNIIEVWLAYPFMITVITAALQSVPDTLVEAAIIDGANYWQRIRHVVLPIVGKPIAFATILTSAASFQYFMVPYIYNAGLFEDKFILLYGFRKAFGASPHYGKAAAIMIIATLVLAVYMYVNVRITRLQEGAKG